Part of the Paeniglutamicibacter sulfureus genome, CTCGGAGATCACCTACGACCGCGACCGCATTCCCGGCGAGCACCTGAAGATCAAACAGCCCGAGGAGCTGTAGCCGCAGCGTCCGGTTGATTGCCCCGAAATCGGGCGTGCTCCGGCGGGTTTTGCGGAACCCACCTGAATTCCCGGTTACGACGCATCCTTCACGGGGCGAAAGACTCCCCCGCCCCACTGGACACCGCTGCGCATCAGCCACAATTCACATGGCCGAATGGTTCCCAGCCGGACCTTGTGGCATGGCGGAACATAGCTTTCGTCGAGTTCTCCGTCTTCGCCGCGAGTCCAGAGCTCGTCGTTGATCCTGAACACGTTGGCCATGACCTCGCAATCGCAATAGCCTCCGAGTTCGGGGAATTTCCGCTCCAACGAGGTTGCCCGCGGTGCACGCAGATCACGGTAGGTGGTGCACCACTTCAACCCGCTAC contains:
- a CDS encoding DUF2695 domain-containing protein, with the translated sequence MDQYTVSELEDALKVVKLLLPPRYECLACYVNRMLEHGCSGLKWCTTYRDLRAPRATSLERKFPELGGYCDCEVMANVFRINDELWTRGEDGELDESYVPPCHKVRLGTIRPCELWLMRSGVQWGGGVFRPVKDAS